A portion of the Shewanella sp. SNU WT4 genome contains these proteins:
- a CDS encoding AMP-binding protein: MEFDICHQLVQERYKSLVDMIEISCQRYAEHTAFACLGKTFTFSDIERDSRHFAAYLQHNTQLKPGDRIAIQLPNITQFVIAAFGALRAGLILVNTNPLYTERELTHQFNDSGAKALVVLSDLLPTLAKVVNNTAIEYVISTHALDLISPQVQPKTGIKNIELLKMLSIGATLEYQAVDSQSSDIAALQYTGGTTGISKGAILSHGNLLANAWQCHSRLGGRIIAGEEIFIAPLPIYHIYAFLVNLVLYFEQGGCSVLIPNPRDIPALIATMAKYRFTGFAGINTLFVGLCHHPSFKSLDFSQLKLTISGGAALTPIAAKLWQATTGCSISEGYGLSETSPVVSLNCPGKEVLGTIGRPVLGTEVRILNGEGIEVALGEAGELAVKGPQVMQGYWQRPKETADVMTVDGFFRTGDIAIADANGMHTIVDRIKDIIIVSGFNVYPNEVEGILSSHPKVLECAVVGVHDNKSGEAVRAVIVLTPETAACDELKREIKDFCAQQLTAYKLPKIIDFVEQLPKSTVGKVLRRQLRSE; encoded by the coding sequence ATGGAATTTGATATTTGCCATCAGTTAGTGCAAGAACGATATAAGTCTTTGGTCGATATGATAGAAATATCATGTCAACGCTATGCCGAGCACACAGCGTTTGCCTGCTTAGGTAAAACCTTCACCTTCAGTGATATTGAGCGTGACTCTCGACATTTTGCGGCTTATCTGCAACATAACACTCAGCTCAAACCGGGTGACAGAATTGCCATTCAATTACCCAATATCACTCAGTTTGTGATTGCAGCCTTTGGCGCGTTGCGAGCTGGCTTAATCTTAGTCAACACTAATCCTTTATACACAGAGCGTGAATTGACTCATCAATTTAATGACTCAGGGGCTAAGGCCTTAGTCGTGTTGTCGGACTTGCTGCCGACCTTAGCTAAAGTCGTTAATAACACGGCAATTGAGTATGTCATTTCGACGCACGCACTGGATTTGATTAGCCCACAGGTGCAGCCCAAAACTGGGATTAAAAATATTGAATTGCTGAAGATGCTATCCATTGGTGCCACTCTGGAATATCAAGCTGTGGATAGTCAAAGCAGTGATATCGCGGCGCTGCAATATACCGGCGGAACCACGGGTATCTCTAAAGGCGCCATACTAAGTCATGGTAATTTGCTGGCTAATGCTTGGCAGTGTCATTCGCGCTTGGGCGGGCGCATTATTGCGGGTGAAGAGATTTTTATTGCTCCTTTGCCGATTTATCATATCTACGCCTTTTTGGTGAATCTAGTCCTGTATTTTGAGCAAGGCGGTTGCTCGGTATTAATTCCTAATCCGCGCGATATTCCAGCGTTAATTGCCACTATGGCTAAATACAGGTTCACTGGCTTTGCTGGCATCAATACCTTGTTCGTCGGTTTATGCCATCACCCAAGCTTTAAAAGCTTAGATTTTAGCCAGCTTAAACTCACTATTTCTGGCGGCGCAGCATTAACGCCAATTGCAGCCAAACTGTGGCAAGCCACGACGGGATGCTCGATTAGTGAAGGTTATGGTTTATCTGAGACATCCCCGGTAGTGTCGCTCAATTGCCCAGGCAAAGAAGTACTTGGCACTATTGGTCGGCCAGTACTTGGAACCGAAGTTCGTATTCTTAATGGCGAGGGTATTGAAGTCGCTTTAGGGGAAGCGGGGGAGCTTGCCGTCAAAGGACCACAAGTGATGCAAGGCTATTGGCAGCGCCCTAAAGAAACCGCAGATGTTATGACGGTAGATGGTTTTTTTAGAACTGGGGATATCGCCATTGCTGATGCTAATGGCATGCACACCATAGTTGATCGCATTAAAGACATTATTATCGTATCGGGCTTTAATGTTTACCCTAATGAAGTGGAAGGGATTTTATCTTCGCATCCCAAGGTACTTGAGTGCGCTGTGGTTGGCGTTCATGATAATAAAAGCGGTGAAGCGGTGCGCGCTGTGATTGTCTTAACGCCAGAAACGGCTGCTTGCGATGAGTTAAAGCGTGAGATTAAAGACTTTTGCGCTCAGCAGTTAACCGCCTATAAATTGCCTAAAATCATCGACTTTGTTGAGCAATTACCTAAAAGTACGGTCGGTAAAGTATTGCGGCGTCAATTACGAAGTGAGTAG
- a CDS encoding phosphoadenylyl-sulfate reductase gives MVNHIHWHDPEQVSWLLSQETEVQAQHLAVINQELARMDVSSRLAWAQQYLPQTQALSSSFGIQSALMLHLLTRTQPDIAVLLTDTGYLFAETYRFIDTLKARLQLNLHVVRAELSPAWQEARFGQLWQQGKAGLTQYNRLNKVEPMERALKEHQVQTWYAGLRRTQSSTRGHLDVLAIQAGRFKCLPVIDWSNKQVHEYLTLHDLPYHPLWEQGYVSVGDWHSSQPLSAGMAEEDTRFNGLGRECGLHFDI, from the coding sequence ATGGTTAATCACATTCATTGGCACGACCCCGAGCAAGTCTCTTGGCTTCTTAGTCAAGAGACTGAAGTACAAGCGCAGCATTTGGCGGTTATCAATCAAGAGCTGGCGCGCATGGACGTGAGTTCGCGTCTTGCGTGGGCGCAGCAGTATTTGCCACAAACCCAGGCGTTATCATCAAGCTTTGGTATTCAATCGGCGTTAATGCTGCATTTATTAACCCGCACTCAGCCTGATATTGCCGTATTACTGACAGATACCGGATATTTGTTTGCTGAGACTTACCGTTTTATCGATACCTTAAAAGCTCGGCTTCAGCTTAACTTGCACGTAGTGCGCGCTGAGTTATCACCAGCGTGGCAAGAAGCGCGTTTTGGTCAGTTATGGCAGCAAGGCAAAGCGGGGTTAACTCAATATAACCGCCTTAATAAGGTGGAGCCTATGGAGCGCGCCTTAAAGGAACATCAAGTGCAAACTTGGTACGCGGGTTTACGCCGTACTCAATCCAGTACCCGTGGTCATTTAGACGTGTTAGCCATTCAAGCGGGGCGCTTTAAGTGTTTGCCTGTGATTGATTGGAGCAATAAGCAAGTGCATGAATATTTAACTTTGCATGATTTGCCGTATCACCCTTTGTGGGAGCAAGGCTATGTGTCAGTTGGCGATTGGCATTCAAGCCAACCCCTTAGCGCCGGTATGGCTGAGGAAGATACTCGTTTCAATGGCCTCGGCCGTGAGTGTGGTTTGCATTTCGATATTTAA
- the cysI gene encoding assimilatory sulfite reductase (NADPH) hemoprotein subunit — translation MSEKKLAINEYLKADSDYLRGTIKQGLASQLTGAFSDADQQLIKFHGFYQQDDRDLRQERKAQKLEPLYSFMLRARVAGGICSPEQWLAVDKIASDLTESGSIRLTTRQTFQYHGIPKRNLKTLIKDLDRQALDSIAACGDVNRNVMCNPNPQQSSLHQQAYYWAKRLSDELLPHTKAYAEIWLDQDMLVSSEDTTVEPVYGSTYLPRKFKMAVAVPPDNDVDVYTNDLGFIAVADNDKLIGFNLVAGGGMGTTHGDNRTYPRLASDFGFINAEDTLDFAKAVMTVQRDWGNREDRKLSRLKYTIDKHGFEAFKAEVERRAGKAFAPSRQVIIGDRGDRYGWVQGLDDKWHLTLFIEGGRIIDTPSARLMTGMRAIATIHQGDFRMTANQNIIIAGVARKDKAVIEQLARVHGLWRDELSLSRARSISCVALPTCPLAMAEAERYFPEFMDRIDELQLANGLGQLPIVVRMTGCPNGCARPFAAEIGLVGKAPGRYNLYLGANFTGTRLNKLHQENIDEAQILATLNDLFAAYRSNAETNEGFGDFCVRTQVVSAVVDAARDFHG, via the coding sequence ATGAGCGAGAAAAAATTAGCAATTAATGAATATCTAAAGGCTGACAGTGACTATCTGCGCGGCACGATTAAGCAAGGCTTGGCCAGTCAACTGACCGGCGCCTTTAGTGATGCCGACCAACAGTTGATTAAGTTTCACGGCTTTTATCAGCAAGATGACCGCGATTTGCGCCAAGAACGTAAGGCGCAGAAATTAGAACCTTTATATAGCTTTATGCTGCGCGCGCGAGTGGCTGGTGGCATTTGTAGCCCAGAACAGTGGTTGGCCGTGGATAAGATTGCCTCAGATCTTACTGAATCTGGCAGCATACGTTTAACGACTCGCCAGACGTTTCAGTACCATGGCATTCCTAAACGTAATTTAAAAACCTTAATTAAAGACTTAGATAGACAAGCCCTAGATTCGATTGCCGCTTGCGGCGATGTTAACCGCAACGTTATGTGTAACCCTAATCCGCAGCAATCGAGTTTGCATCAGCAAGCCTATTACTGGGCTAAGCGTTTATCCGATGAATTACTGCCCCATACCAAGGCTTACGCTGAGATTTGGCTAGATCAAGACATGCTAGTATCGAGCGAAGACACGACAGTGGAACCCGTGTATGGCAGCACTTATTTACCGCGTAAATTTAAAATGGCCGTAGCCGTGCCGCCCGATAATGATGTGGATGTGTATACCAATGATTTGGGTTTTATTGCGGTTGCCGATAACGACAAGCTGATTGGCTTTAACTTGGTGGCGGGCGGCGGCATGGGTACTACTCATGGCGATAACCGCACTTATCCAAGGCTAGCGTCTGACTTTGGTTTTATTAACGCCGAAGATACCCTCGACTTTGCTAAAGCTGTCATGACAGTGCAGCGCGACTGGGGCAATCGGGAAGATAGAAAATTATCGCGCTTAAAATACACCATAGATAAACATGGCTTTGAGGCCTTTAAGGCCGAAGTTGAGCGCCGTGCTGGCAAAGCCTTTGCGCCCTCGCGCCAAGTGATTATTGGCGATCGCGGTGACAGATATGGTTGGGTGCAAGGGCTTGATGATAAATGGCACTTAACTTTATTTATTGAAGGCGGGCGGATCATCGATACCCCGAGCGCTCGCTTAATGACAGGTATGCGCGCCATCGCCACTATTCATCAAGGCGACTTTAGAATGACGGCGAATCAAAACATCATCATTGCTGGGGTGGCTCGTAAAGATAAAGCTGTGATTGAGCAGCTTGCTAGAGTGCATGGCTTGTGGCGTGATGAATTGAGTTTAAGCCGCGCGCGTTCGATTTCGTGCGTGGCGCTGCCAACTTGCCCGCTGGCGATGGCGGAAGCTGAACGCTATTTCCCAGAATTTATGGATAGGATTGATGAGTTGCAACTGGCCAATGGCTTAGGGCAATTGCCGATTGTAGTGCGTATGACAGGTTGCCCTAATGGCTGCGCGCGCCCATTTGCTGCTGAAATTGGCTTAGTGGGTAAGGCCCCTGGGCGTTACAACTTATATCTGGGCGCCAATTTTACTGGCACGCGCCTTAATAAGCTTCATCAAGAGAACATTGATGAAGCGCAAATACTTGCGACTTTAAATGATTTGTTTGCTGCGTATCGAAGCAATGCCGAAACAAACGAAGGCTTTGGTGATTTTTGTGTGCGCACTCAAGTCGTGAGCGCCGTTGTTGATGCTGCGAGGGATTTTCATGGTTAA
- a CDS encoding assimilatory sulfite reductase (NADPH) flavoprotein subunit has translation MLLTLNHQDSPLLSDSQKQLVSQLTTQLSPLQQAWLSGYLAASCQQASVDTLTYAAGASAASAKLTLLYGSQTGNSRAIATDMAKVITAQGIAVTLLSMADYSVRQLKNEQWLVVVVSTHGEGEAPDDAIELHQFLGSNRAPKLDGLRYGVIALGDSSYEFFCQTGKDFDERLQKLGASAMLPRLDCDVDYQAEVNQWQQQLLSLLTELAGAKPSAVSVAVTSALSATAFSKAQPYQGQLLLNQKITGRHSSKDIRHIEIDLGESEISYQPGDALGVWFSNDLELVSEIVALGKLDGSALVQVGDSTVSVQQALLTQKELTQLTPATIAWWAQLSESKTLTALSDDKNQLRTYLATHQLADIMTEYPAAISAQALVDNLRALTPRLYSIASSQLEVGSEVHLTVAVVQDDRNGKARFGGASHFLAQSAGEQAIKIYVEANHNFRLPPNPDTKIIMVGPGTGVAPFRAFLQERAVSGVQGSAWLFFGNPHFEQDFLYQIEWQQYLKSGVLSRLNVAFSRDQAEKVYVQHRLLAQGAQVWQWLQEGAHFYVCGDEKRMAKDVHQALLSLVAEHGGLSSEQALQYVDNLRSQKRYQKDVY, from the coding sequence ATGCTGTTAACACTTAATCATCAAGACTCGCCCTTATTATCCGACAGTCAAAAGCAACTGGTGAGTCAGTTGACGACTCAGTTGTCGCCATTACAGCAAGCCTGGCTTAGCGGTTATCTTGCGGCCAGTTGCCAGCAAGCAAGCGTAGACACCTTAACTTATGCCGCGGGCGCAAGTGCTGCATCCGCTAAATTGACCTTGCTGTATGGCAGTCAAACGGGTAATAGCCGCGCTATAGCCACAGACATGGCCAAAGTCATTACAGCCCAAGGCATAGCGGTCACTTTATTATCTATGGCTGACTATTCAGTGCGCCAATTAAAAAATGAGCAGTGGTTAGTTGTTGTCGTGAGCACTCATGGTGAAGGTGAAGCGCCGGATGATGCCATTGAGTTGCATCAGTTTTTAGGCTCTAACCGCGCGCCCAAACTCGATGGCTTACGTTATGGGGTGATAGCCCTTGGTGATTCGAGTTATGAATTCTTTTGCCAAACCGGTAAAGACTTTGATGAGCGTTTACAAAAGCTAGGCGCCAGCGCAATGTTGCCTAGGCTTGATTGCGACGTCGATTATCAAGCCGAGGTTAATCAGTGGCAGCAGCAATTACTGTCTTTATTAACTGAATTAGCTGGCGCTAAGCCGAGTGCTGTGAGCGTGGCCGTAACCTCAGCGCTAAGCGCGACTGCATTTTCTAAGGCGCAGCCTTATCAAGGGCAATTACTGTTAAATCAGAAAATCACCGGGCGACATTCCAGCAAAGATATTCGCCATATTGAAATTGATTTAGGAGAGTCTGAGATTAGTTATCAGCCAGGTGATGCCCTTGGGGTGTGGTTTAGTAATGATCTGGAATTAGTGTCTGAAATTGTTGCGCTTGGCAAGTTAGATGGCAGCGCTTTGGTGCAAGTGGGCGATAGCACTGTGAGTGTGCAGCAAGCCTTGTTGACTCAGAAAGAACTCACCCAGCTTACGCCTGCCACTATTGCTTGGTGGGCGCAGTTAAGTGAGTCAAAAACCTTAACTGCATTAAGTGATGATAAAAATCAGCTGCGCACTTATTTAGCCACTCATCAACTTGCTGACATTATGACTGAGTATCCCGCCGCCATCAGCGCGCAGGCGTTAGTGGATAACCTGCGCGCGCTGACGCCAAGGCTTTACTCCATAGCGTCGAGCCAGTTGGAAGTCGGGAGTGAAGTGCATTTAACTGTGGCTGTGGTGCAAGATGATCGTAACGGTAAGGCAAGATTTGGCGGCGCCTCGCACTTTCTAGCCCAAAGCGCCGGCGAGCAAGCCATTAAGATTTATGTGGAAGCCAATCATAACTTTCGTTTGCCGCCAAACCCTGACACTAAAATCATTATGGTGGGGCCAGGAACCGGAGTAGCGCCTTTTAGAGCCTTCTTGCAAGAGCGCGCCGTCAGCGGAGTGCAAGGCAGCGCCTGGTTATTCTTTGGTAATCCGCATTTTGAGCAAGATTTTTTATATCAAATCGAATGGCAGCAATACCTTAAATCTGGCGTATTGTCCCGCTTAAATGTGGCCTTCTCGCGCGATCAGGCAGAGAAAGTGTATGTCCAACACAGATTGTTAGCTCAAGGGGCGCAGGTGTGGCAATGGTTACAAGAGGGCGCGCACTTTTACGTGTGCGGTGATGAAAAACGTATGGCCAAAGATGTGCATCAAGCCTTACTTAGCTTAGTGGCAGAACACGGCGGATTATCGAGCGAGCAAGCGTTGCAGTATGTCGATAATTTGCGTAGTCAAAAACGTTATCAAAAAGATGTTTATTAA
- a CDS encoding Re/Si-specific NAD(P)(+) transhydrogenase subunit alpha gives MIIGIVRETLAGERRVAMIPAQVAQLVKKQHQVVVTQGAGEAAGFSDADYQAAGASVLANNLSVSQQADIVAAVNVQDDDLSRLCAEAKPSQIIIGMMDPLMNAKALNDAAASGVTTMALELIPRITRAQSMDVLSSMATIAGYKAVILAAHKAPRLFPMLMTAAGTLKPSRVFVMGAGVAGLQACATAKRLGGVVEAYDIRPAAREQILSVGAKPVELDLEAENTETAGGYAKEQSAEFIAKQQQAMSKVLSVQDVVITTAAIPGRKAPILVTKAMVEAMKPGTVIIDLAAETGGNCELTQLGQEVQHNGVLILGPSNIASSAANHASQMYGTNLSNLLNLLIDKQGVLQLNLEDEIIRDTLVTHQGALVNERLKGLLSSVGAQ, from the coding sequence TTGATTATTGGAATAGTGAGAGAAACTCTCGCCGGTGAGCGGCGAGTGGCGATGATCCCTGCGCAGGTAGCACAACTTGTTAAGAAACAGCATCAAGTTGTAGTTACTCAAGGTGCTGGTGAAGCCGCGGGTTTCAGTGATGCTGATTATCAAGCCGCCGGAGCCAGTGTACTGGCAAATAATTTAAGTGTTAGCCAACAGGCTGACATAGTTGCCGCCGTCAATGTGCAAGATGATGACTTAAGTCGCTTATGCGCTGAAGCTAAGCCATCACAAATCATCATAGGCATGATGGACCCGTTAATGAATGCCAAGGCGCTTAATGATGCCGCCGCTTCTGGAGTAACCACTATGGCGCTGGAATTAATTCCACGCATCACCCGCGCGCAAAGCATGGATGTTTTATCATCCATGGCAACCATTGCTGGTTACAAGGCCGTGATTTTAGCTGCCCATAAAGCGCCGCGCTTATTTCCTATGTTAATGACAGCCGCTGGTACCTTAAAGCCAAGTCGAGTGTTTGTGATGGGTGCAGGGGTTGCCGGTTTACAAGCATGCGCCACGGCCAAGCGTCTTGGCGGCGTCGTGGAAGCTTATGATATTCGCCCAGCGGCGCGTGAGCAGATTTTATCTGTGGGCGCGAAACCAGTAGAGCTTGACCTAGAAGCTGAAAACACTGAAACCGCCGGCGGTTACGCTAAAGAGCAAAGCGCTGAGTTTATAGCTAAGCAGCAACAAGCCATGAGCAAAGTATTATCAGTGCAAGATGTGGTAATCACTACCGCAGCGATTCCTGGTCGTAAGGCGCCTATCTTAGTGACTAAGGCTATGGTTGAAGCCATGAAACCTGGCACTGTGATTATCGACTTAGCGGCAGAAACCGGTGGCAACTGTGAGCTCACTCAATTAGGCCAAGAAGTGCAGCACAATGGCGTGCTGATTTTGGGCCCTAGCAATATCGCCTCATCTGCGGCTAACCATGCCAGCCAGATGTACGGCACTAACCTGTCAAATCTATTGAATTTATTGATAGATAAGCAAGGCGTGCTGCAGTTAAACCTTGAAGATGAAATCATTCGCGATACCTTAGTGACTCATCAAGGTGCGTTAGTTAACGAACGCCTGAAAGGCTTATTATCCTCAGTAGGAGCACAATAA
- a CDS encoding NAD(P) transhydrogenase subunit alpha, whose translation MELLLLITLFVVAVFLGVELITKVPPTLHTPLMSGSNAISGIAIVGALLSAGSEQGIWVNIFGFVAVTLATINVVGGYMVTNRMLAMFKRK comes from the coding sequence ATGGAACTGCTACTTCTTATCACCCTCTTTGTGGTGGCGGTATTTCTTGGTGTAGAACTTATCACTAAGGTGCCCCCGACTCTGCACACGCCATTAATGTCAGGCTCTAACGCTATTTCAGGGATTGCCATTGTCGGCGCACTGTTATCTGCCGGCAGCGAGCAAGGTATTTGGGTTAACATTTTTGGCTTTGTCGCCGTTACTTTAGCCACCATCAACGTGGTCGGTGGCTATATGGTCACCAACCGCATGCTGGCCATGTTCAAAAGGAAATAA
- a CDS encoding NAD(P)(+) transhydrogenase (Re/Si-specific) subunit beta — protein MNITIIYLAYLVASCLFILGIKGLTKPRTAVRGNQLSALGMLIAVVVTLVDKSIVDYQWIIAGLVVGSAIGLFMAKRIQVTSMPQMVALLNGFGGGASLFVALANFVDPTAATHLVALISIAATVVIGGVTLSGSLIAFGKLQELLSGNPIRIPGNSLINAALLVASLVLSVMLVLDPSNHALVYSLMVVAILLGIFLVLPIGGADMPVVIALLNSYSGIAAATTGFITGNTVLIVSGALVGASGIILTQIMCKAMNRSLFNVLFGVMAEAGEVADADEVYAGKVKSTSAEEVAMMLETATKVIIVPGYGLAQAQAQHAVRELASVLQKRGTEVTYAIHPVAGRMPGHMNVLLAEAEVPYDQLLEMDEANPQFEQTDVAIVIGANDVTNPMAREDKGSPIYGMPILNVDKARNVIVVKRSLSPGFAGLPNPLFAMDNTLMLFGDGKKAIVEVTQSLNEAD, from the coding sequence ATGAATATCACTATTATTTACCTCGCCTATTTGGTGGCGTCATGTTTATTCATTTTAGGTATCAAAGGATTAACTAAGCCAAGAACCGCAGTACGCGGCAATCAGTTATCAGCCTTAGGTATGTTAATCGCTGTAGTTGTGACCTTAGTTGATAAGAGCATCGTTGATTATCAATGGATTATTGCAGGCCTTGTGGTCGGTAGTGCTATTGGCCTCTTCATGGCTAAACGCATTCAGGTAACCTCAATGCCGCAAATGGTGGCCTTACTCAATGGTTTTGGTGGCGGCGCCTCGTTATTTGTCGCCTTAGCTAACTTTGTTGACCCGACGGCAGCCACCCACTTAGTGGCCTTAATTTCCATTGCGGCAACTGTAGTGATTGGCGGTGTGACCTTATCCGGCTCATTAATTGCCTTTGGTAAACTGCAAGAATTACTGTCTGGTAATCCTATTCGCATTCCAGGTAACAGCCTGATTAACGCCGCATTGTTAGTGGCAAGCTTAGTCTTGTCTGTGATGCTAGTGTTAGACCCAAGCAACCACGCATTGGTTTATAGCTTGATGGTTGTCGCTATTTTGCTCGGTATCTTCTTAGTACTGCCTATTGGCGGCGCGGACATGCCAGTAGTTATTGCCTTACTGAACTCATATTCAGGTATTGCAGCAGCCACTACTGGTTTCATCACAGGTAACACAGTACTGATAGTTTCTGGCGCGTTAGTGGGCGCATCTGGCATTATCCTGACGCAAATCATGTGTAAAGCCATGAACCGCAGCTTGTTTAACGTGTTGTTTGGCGTGATGGCTGAAGCGGGTGAAGTCGCCGATGCTGATGAAGTCTATGCCGGTAAAGTTAAATCTACCTCAGCGGAAGAAGTAGCCATGATGCTGGAAACAGCCACTAAGGTTATTATCGTGCCAGGTTACGGTTTAGCGCAGGCGCAGGCGCAGCACGCAGTGCGTGAATTAGCCTCAGTATTGCAAAAGCGCGGCACTGAAGTGACTTACGCCATTCACCCAGTGGCAGGTCGTATGCCAGGACACATGAACGTACTGTTAGCAGAAGCTGAAGTGCCATACGATCAACTGCTGGAAATGGATGAAGCGAACCCACAGTTTGAGCAAACCGATGTTGCCATTGTGATTGGTGCCAACGATGTGACCAACCCTATGGCGCGTGAAGACAAGGGCAGCCCAATTTATGGCATGCCAATTCTGAATGTCGATAAAGCGCGTAACGTCATTGTGGTTAAGCGCTCACTGAGCCCAGGCTTTGCTGGCTTACCTAACCCGCTGTTTGCCATGGATAACACCTTGATGTTATTCGGCGATGGTAAAAAGGCTATCGTGGAAGTGACCCAAAGCTTGAATGAAGCCGATTAA
- the hldE gene encoding bifunctional D-glycero-beta-D-manno-heptose-7-phosphate kinase/D-glycero-beta-D-manno-heptose 1-phosphate adenylyltransferase HldE → MKHSLPAFEQARVLVVGDVMLDRYWVGPTGRISPEAPVPVVQVEQIEDRPGGAANVALNIATLGGQAILCGLTGNDDNATILSRALDAVGVDSHWHTVADKPTITKLRILSRNQQLIRLDFEQKFSQADSQCLSASAEAKLDSCQVMLLSDYAKGAIDNPVELIASANAKGVKVLVDPKGSDFGRYRGAYLLTPNMSEFEAVVGKVTNEADLVAKAQGLLAAFDITALLVTRSEKGMTLITRDAQELHIPTVAKEVYDVTGAGDTVISTLACALAAGSDLAKACALANTAAGIVVGKLGTSSVTRIELINALAVVQESGLGVISEDQLMYALEQARLRGEKVVLTNGCFDILHAGHVSYLQQARALGDRLIVAVNDDASVKRLKGEGRPVNPTDRRMAVLAGLASVDWVVPFTEDTPQRLIARLLPDLLVKGGDYKVNEIAGGAEVIAAGGQVQVLCFEEGVSTTKIIERIMARQ, encoded by the coding sequence ATGAAGCATTCCTTACCAGCCTTTGAGCAAGCCCGCGTGCTAGTTGTGGGTGATGTGATGTTAGATAGATATTGGGTGGGACCGACGGGTCGTATTTCTCCAGAGGCTCCCGTCCCTGTCGTTCAGGTTGAACAAATTGAAGATAGACCGGGCGGCGCGGCGAACGTGGCGCTCAATATTGCAACCTTAGGTGGCCAAGCCATTTTGTGCGGCCTTACCGGTAATGATGATAACGCCACTATTCTCTCCCGCGCCTTAGATGCTGTGGGTGTCGATAGCCATTGGCATACGGTTGCTGACAAACCCACCATCACCAAGCTTAGAATTTTATCAAGAAATCAGCAGCTTATCCGTTTAGACTTTGAGCAAAAGTTCAGTCAAGCCGATAGCCAATGCTTGTCTGCGAGCGCCGAAGCTAAGCTTGATTCCTGTCAGGTGATGCTGTTATCAGATTACGCCAAGGGCGCTATTGATAACCCGGTTGAGCTGATTGCCAGTGCCAATGCTAAGGGCGTTAAAGTGTTAGTCGACCCTAAAGGCAGTGATTTTGGGCGTTACCGCGGCGCGTATTTACTGACTCCTAATATGTCAGAATTTGAAGCTGTGGTTGGTAAAGTCACTAACGAAGCTGACTTAGTCGCCAAAGCGCAAGGCTTATTGGCTGCCTTTGATATTACCGCATTATTAGTGACGCGCTCGGAAAAAGGCATGACCTTAATTACCCGTGACGCGCAGGAATTACATATTCCCACAGTCGCTAAAGAAGTCTATGACGTGACAGGCGCAGGGGATACAGTAATTTCCACCTTGGCCTGCGCGTTAGCGGCGGGCAGTGATTTAGCTAAAGCCTGCGCCTTAGCCAATACTGCGGCTGGCATAGTGGTAGGTAAGCTTGGAACATCAAGCGTTACTCGCATTGAATTAATCAATGCCTTAGCTGTAGTGCAAGAATCTGGTCTTGGAGTTATCAGTGAAGATCAGCTGATGTACGCCCTTGAGCAAGCGCGTTTACGCGGTGAAAAAGTAGTATTAACCAACGGCTGCTTTGATATTTTGCATGCAGGCCACGTCAGCTACTTGCAGCAAGCGCGCGCCCTTGGCGATCGCTTAATCGTGGCAGTAAATGATGATGCTTCGGTTAAGCGTTTAAAAGGCGAAGGACGCCCTGTTAATCCAACCGATAGACGCATGGCGGTATTAGCAGGCTTAGCGTCAGTCGATTGGGTCGTGCCGTTTACTGAAGATACGCCGCAGCGTTTAATTGCGCGCTTACTGCCAGACTTATTAGTCAAAGGCGGCGATTATAAAGTGAATGAAATCGCTGGCGGCGCCGAAGTGATAGCCGCAGGTGGACAAGTGCAAGTTTTGTGCTTTGAAGAAGGGGTTTCCACCACCAAGATCATTGAGCGCATTATGGCGCGTCAATAA